The following coding sequences lie in one Arachis stenosperma cultivar V10309 chromosome 5, arast.V10309.gnm1.PFL2, whole genome shotgun sequence genomic window:
- the LOC130980052 gene encoding acyl-CoA-binding domain-containing protein 3-like → MELLWDLASTIALSLLLPLIFIKVLSVTPNLDANEEVSVIASDHQDDDHDHGVKSEEVVQVVAKFDESRDKSVLDKLAVPEILHESCGSPKIRNSGDVDGEERVYNEIEVVDLADNNSAKEVESDVVEFEISQCDENCNNNNNDYEIAEDDDEDDDDWEGIERTELERRFGEAVLFVGSKVNAEAVASLGNALKMKLYGYHRIATEGPCRQPQPMALKFSARAKWNAWQQLGNMNPEMAMERYISLLSENIPGWGIDSPYENAKSVPADIHRSSDLKA, encoded by the exons ATGGAGCTTTTATGGGATCTTGCCTCCACCATAGCTCTCTCTCTTCTGCTTCCTCTGATTTTCATCAAGGTCTTGTCCGTGACGCCGAACTTGGATGCAAATGAGGAAGTGTCCGTTATTGCAAGTGATCATCAAGATGATGATCATGATCATGGAGTCAAATCTGAAGAAGTTGTTCAGGTTGTGGCGAAATTTGATGAATCTAGAGACAAATCAGTATTGGATAAGCTTGCAGTTCCAGAAATATTGCATGAGAGTTGTGGATCGCCAAAGATTCGCAATTCAGGTGATGTTGATGGCGAGGAAAGAGTTTACAATGAAATCGAAGTCGTGGATTTGGCAGACAATAATTCTGCTAAAGAGGTTGAATCAGATGTGGTAGAGTTTGAGATCTCGCAGTGTGATGAAaattgcaataataataataatgattatGAGATTGctgaggatgatgatgaggatgatgatgattggGAGGGAATAGAGAGAACAGAGTTGGAGAGGCGTTTTGGTGAAGCAGTTTTATTTGTTGGGTCAAAGGTCAATGCTGAAGCAGTTGCGAGTCTTGGTAATGCTCTGAAGATGAAGTTATACGGTTATCACAGGATAGCAACTGAGGGTCCTTGTAGGCAACCACAGCCAATGGCACTCAAGTTCTCTGCTCGAGCAAAGTG GAATGCGTGGCAGCAACTTGGGAATATGAATCCAGAGATGGCCATGGAGCGATATATCAGCCTTCTTTCAGAAAACATTCCTGGTTGGGGGATAGATTCTCCTTAT GAAAACGCTAAATCGGTTCCTGCAGATATACACAGATCTTCGGATTTGAAGGCATAG
- the LOC130980354 gene encoding uncharacterized protein LOC130980354, whose amino-acid sequence MEGTANLVVYRNGEIIRNTHEGVRFVCQNPFSFVVPCTMTLMELQNGLCQSMENGTLMRVSRILYRNPVVVFCGLIQFDAMPITDEASMQKMFQIHQQTQMRHPQIEVYVDFEIVEAVAVENDVDIHDDRDAVYQGMNSDSEDDFEATYEAGDEDEDGNVGVEAAAENVVVGPSTSQPMDVPPFMRELDLEAMHAHEFPEYTNIGVADGEDGEFRIGMEYSSRKSVVAAIRSFTIGKGVDYEVYESEPQTFYAKCKMYGRGCDWLIRVSLIRKKGCWEIRRYNGSHTCTIGTISQDHSKLDSDTVADAIRPLVETDPSIKVKSIIAEQ is encoded by the exons ATGGAGGGAACTGCAAATTTGGTGGTGTATCGCAACGGGGAGATAATACGTAATACTCATGAGGGAGTGAGGTTTGTGTGCCAGAATCCGTTTTCGTTTGTGGTTCCCTGCACGATGACATTAATGGAGCTGCAGAACGGCCTCTGTCAAAGCATGGAGAATGGTACGTTAATGAGAGTGAGCAGAATTCTGTACCGAAATCCGGTTGTGGTTTTTTGTGGTCTAATACAGTTTGATGCCATGCCGATCACTGATGAAGCGAGTATGCAGAAGATGTTTCAAATTCACCAGCAGACTCAGATGCGACACCCACAGATTGAGGTGTACGTTGATTTTGAAATTGTAGAGGCAGTGGCGGTTGAGAATGATGTAGATATACATGATGATAGAGATGCAGTGTACCAAGGAATGAATAGTGACAGCGAAGATGATTTCGAAGCCACTTATGAGGCCGGCGACGAAGATGAGGATGGTAATGTGGGAGTTGAGGCAGCAGCAGAGAATGTAGTGGTGGGTCCGTCGACCAGTCAACCGATGGATGTTCCACCTTTTATGCGTGAGTTGGATCTCGAGGCCATGCATGCACACGAGTTTCCGGAATATACAAACATAG GCGTTGCCGATGGTGAGGACGGGGAGTTCCGGATTGGAATGGAATACAGTTCTAGAAAGTCGGTCGTCGCAGCAATTAGAAGTTTCACTATTGGTAAAGGAGTTGACTATGAGGTGTATGAGTCTGAGCCACAGACATTCTATGCAAAATGCAAGATGTACGGGCGTGGATGTGACTGGCTTATCCGAGTTAGCTTGATACGAAAAAAAGGTTGTTGGGAGATACGAAGATACAACGGTAGCCACACGTGCACGATCGGAACAATTTCACAAGATCATTCGAAGTTGGACTCAGATACAGTTGCTGATGCTATAAGGCCATTGGTCGAGACGGACCCGTCCATCAAGGTGAAATCTATAATTGCggaacaataa